The following are encoded together in the Pectobacterium wasabiae CFBP 3304 genome:
- a CDS encoding DmpA family aminopeptidase, with product MHGDHQMNDYHQQQQALLLQRWKTARQLGTPRSASGPYNSISDVAGVRVGHCTLAAGEVQTGVTAIVPPGENLFTQPLPCGAAVLNGFAKPVGLVQIEELGLLQTPILLSNTLATGTLFTALVRDAISRNPELGRTLPTVNPLALECNDGWLNDIQALAVTEPMAQHALESASDSFARGSVGAGRGMSCFSLKGGIGTASRLIPELNATLGVLVLANFGTLSALTLDGVQMGDAIEPLLPGLAPQQDAGSIIIIMATDAPLDARQLKRIAKRAGAGLGRLGSYWGHGSGDIAVAFSTCPQPQPPEDAQLEPLLSAAADATEHAVLDAMLQADAVTGFRGHHRPTLSQALDKLAAALSSVGHSPVGN from the coding sequence ATGCACGGCGATCATCAGATGAACGACTATCACCAGCAGCAGCAAGCGCTGTTGCTACAACGCTGGAAAACGGCGCGGCAGTTGGGTACGCCGCGCTCGGCCAGTGGACCGTATAACAGCATTAGCGATGTGGCAGGCGTGCGCGTCGGCCACTGCACGCTGGCAGCGGGGGAAGTGCAAACTGGCGTGACCGCGATTGTGCCGCCCGGCGAGAACCTATTCACCCAACCCCTGCCCTGCGGCGCGGCGGTGCTGAACGGCTTCGCCAAACCTGTTGGACTGGTGCAGATTGAGGAGTTGGGGCTGCTGCAAACGCCTATCTTACTCAGCAACACGCTGGCAACGGGTACGCTGTTTACCGCACTGGTGCGCGACGCTATTTCCCGCAATCCCGAACTAGGTCGCACACTGCCGACGGTTAACCCGCTGGCGCTGGAGTGCAACGACGGCTGGCTGAACGATATTCAGGCGCTGGCGGTGACGGAACCGATGGCGCAGCACGCGCTGGAGAGTGCATCTGATAGCTTTGCACGCGGCAGCGTCGGTGCAGGACGCGGCATGAGCTGCTTTAGCCTGAAAGGTGGCATCGGCACCGCATCGCGCCTGATCCCTGAATTGAATGCCACGCTCGGCGTACTGGTGCTGGCAAACTTCGGCACGCTTTCCGCGCTGACGCTGGACGGCGTGCAGATGGGAGACGCCATCGAGCCCCTTCTGCCGGGGCTCGCACCACAGCAGGACGCCGGATCGATCATCATTATCATGGCGACGGATGCACCGCTCGATGCTCGCCAGCTCAAACGCATCGCTAAACGTGCGGGTGCGGGGCTGGGAAGACTCGGCAGCTACTGGGGGCACGGTTCCGGCGACATCGCCGTGGCGTTCTCCACCTGCCCACAACCACAACCGCCGGAGGACGCACAGCTTGAACCGCTGCTAAGCGCTGCCGCCGACGCGACCGAACACGCGGTGCTCGACGCCATGCTTCAGGCTGACGCCGTTACCGGTTTTCGCGGCCATCATCGCCCGACGCTGTCACAGGCGTTGGATAAGCTAGCCGCAGCTCTCTCTTCCGTAGGACATTCTCCCGTAGGAAATTGA
- a CDS encoding LysR family transcriptional regulator → MRLRHIEIFQAIVQAGTISGAARLLNVSQPNVSRVLNHAEQQLGFSLFERRTQGMVATEEGLRLIPKVQELFSHLQSISSLTEQIKTSKAHSVRLGAAHAFGQMIVAPTLVEFHKQAASVNVELVTEHFSTLCQNILQNQLDFALIFGQQVPSELLAEPLFQSTMVALLPKNSPVNGPVSLEWLCNNNLLMMQHQDPLGQVVHRALRDKALQPTASLYIKTYSVIADIVLAGGGAGIVDLFTACRYADQLKIVPIDQPLPFEVTLISRRDNPQSQATLQLKQMMKNRCRDIARQHETLLYTV, encoded by the coding sequence ATGCGATTACGCCATATTGAAATCTTCCAGGCCATTGTTCAAGCAGGCACCATCAGTGGCGCGGCCCGTTTGCTCAACGTCTCGCAGCCCAATGTCAGCCGGGTATTGAATCATGCGGAACAACAGCTTGGATTTTCCTTGTTTGAGCGGCGCACACAGGGGATGGTCGCCACCGAAGAGGGGCTGCGGTTGATCCCGAAAGTGCAGGAGCTTTTCAGTCACCTGCAAAGCATCAGTTCACTCACCGAACAAATCAAAACCAGCAAAGCACACTCCGTGCGGCTGGGCGCGGCACACGCGTTCGGGCAGATGATCGTCGCACCAACGCTGGTCGAATTTCATAAGCAGGCAGCCTCGGTTAACGTCGAGTTGGTGACCGAGCACTTCAGTACGTTGTGCCAGAACATCCTGCAAAATCAGCTCGATTTCGCGCTGATCTTTGGCCAACAGGTACCGTCCGAGCTGCTGGCAGAGCCGCTGTTCCAGTCCACGATGGTCGCCCTTTTGCCGAAAAACAGCCCAGTGAACGGCCCGGTATCACTGGAATGGCTGTGCAACAATAACCTGCTGATGATGCAGCATCAGGACCCGCTCGGTCAGGTGGTACACCGTGCACTGCGCGACAAGGCGCTACAGCCGACGGCTTCGCTCTACATCAAGACTTACTCGGTAATTGCCGATATTGTGCTGGCGGGTGGCGGCGCGGGCATCGTCGATCTCTTCACCGCCTGCCGCTATGCCGACCAACTCAAAATCGTTCCCATCGACCAGCCTCTGCCCTTTGAAGTCACGCTGATTAGTCGCCGTGACAACCCGCAATCGCAGGCAACGCTACAGTTGAAACAGATGATGAAAAACCGCTGTCGCGACATCGCCAGACAGCACGAGACTCTGCTTTACACCGTCTGA
- a CDS encoding isoaspartyl peptidase/L-asparaginase family protein — MTKPVIVIHGGAGALTRSAMSAEKEQRYLAALSEIVASGQRILAENGSALDAVTEAVRLLEECPLFNAGHGSVFTHAETHELDASIMDGRSLDAGAVSCVSHIRNPILAARTVLEASPHVMFTADGAEAFAQQHGLERVDPAFFSTDERRQQLHNAQAGSGRVILDHDGQSDPIDPDRKFGTVGAVALDSAGNLAAATSTGGMTNKQAGRVGDSPIIGAGCYANNQTVAVSCTGTGEVFMRAVAAYDVSALMEYAGLTLQQASDRVVMEKLLRMDGSGGMIAVDKAGNIALPFNSEGMYRGYGYVGEEPVADIYR, encoded by the coding sequence ATGACGAAACCCGTGATTGTGATCCACGGTGGCGCAGGCGCGCTGACCCGCTCAGCCATGAGCGCTGAAAAAGAGCAACGCTATCTGGCAGCGTTGTCTGAGATTGTCGCCAGTGGACAACGCATTCTCGCTGAAAACGGCAGCGCGCTGGATGCCGTGACGGAAGCCGTCCGTCTGCTGGAAGAGTGCCCGTTGTTCAATGCCGGACACGGCTCAGTCTTCACCCACGCGGAAACCCACGAACTTGATGCCAGCATTATGGATGGACGCTCGTTGGATGCCGGAGCCGTCAGTTGCGTCAGCCATATCCGTAACCCAATTCTGGCAGCGCGTACCGTACTCGAAGCCAGTCCGCATGTGATGTTTACCGCCGATGGTGCGGAAGCGTTTGCCCAGCAGCACGGACTGGAAAGGGTTGATCCCGCGTTCTTCTCCACCGACGAACGCCGCCAGCAACTCCATAATGCGCAGGCAGGATCAGGCCGCGTCATCCTCGATCATGACGGCCAGAGCGACCCTATCGATCCTGACCGTAAGTTCGGCACCGTAGGCGCAGTCGCTCTCGACAGTGCAGGTAATCTCGCTGCGGCCACCTCGACGGGCGGCATGACCAACAAACAGGCTGGGCGCGTAGGCGATAGCCCAATCATCGGCGCAGGCTGCTACGCCAATAACCAGACGGTCGCGGTTTCCTGCACGGGTACGGGCGAAGTCTTTATGCGCGCCGTCGCTGCTTATGATGTCTCGGCGCTGATGGAATACGCCGGGTTGACGCTACAACAAGCCAGCGACCGAGTAGTGATGGAAAAATTACTGCGGATGGACGGCAGCGGCGGGATGATTGCCGTCGACAAAGCGGGCAACATCGCCCTGCCGTTCAACAGTGAAGGAATGTACCGCGGCTATGGCTACGTGGGAGAAGAACCCGTCGCCGATATCTATCGTTAA
- a CDS encoding M55 family metallopeptidase, with the protein MKIFISADIEGIAGVMRPEQCSPGTAEYQLARGLMEQEVNAAIDGAFAGGATEVVVADSHAAMVNLRAENIDARARLVQGKPRGYSMVEGLEQQQFDGLMFIGYHSAAGEFGVLSHTINGRAFYRVRINGEIMGESDIYAAAGVEQKTPLWLVSGDDTLQSWIARYYPATDYACVKRAISQHAAESLSTEQARKVIRDAAKAAVEKAHRTLNSRIQAPYRLELMVARPVLADLFCLLPNVERLDAITVGYTAQSMREITSLLGAFSYLATTQN; encoded by the coding sequence ATGAAAATTTTTATCTCCGCCGATATTGAAGGGATCGCAGGCGTAATGCGCCCAGAGCAGTGCAGCCCCGGCACTGCGGAATACCAACTGGCACGCGGCCTGATGGAACAGGAAGTGAATGCCGCCATTGACGGCGCATTCGCGGGTGGTGCAACAGAAGTGGTGGTCGCCGACAGCCATGCCGCAATGGTTAACCTGCGCGCTGAGAATATCGACGCCCGCGCCCGACTGGTACAGGGCAAGCCGCGCGGCTACTCAATGGTCGAAGGACTGGAGCAGCAGCAGTTCGACGGCCTGATGTTTATCGGTTACCACAGCGCAGCGGGTGAGTTCGGCGTACTGTCGCACACCATCAACGGCCGCGCCTTCTACCGCGTGCGCATCAACGGTGAAATCATGGGCGAAAGCGACATCTACGCCGCTGCGGGCGTGGAACAAAAGACACCGCTCTGGCTGGTCAGCGGCGACGACACGCTCCAGAGTTGGATTGCCCGCTACTACCCCGCCACTGACTACGCCTGTGTCAAACGCGCTATCTCACAGCACGCGGCGGAATCCCTCAGCACCGAACAGGCGCGCAAGGTGATTCGTGATGCAGCAAAGGCAGCCGTGGAAAAAGCACACCGTACACTGAATTCGCGAATTCAGGCTCCTTACCGTCTCGAACTGATGGTGGCAAGGCCGGTGCTGGCCGATCTATTCTGTCTGCTGCCGAACGTTGAACGTTTGGATGCCATAACCGTAGGTTATACGGCGCAAAGCATGCGCGAAATCACCAGCCTGCTGGGTGCATTTTCCTATCTGGCGACAACGCAAAACTGA
- the aldA gene encoding aldehyde dehydrogenase, whose translation MSTTQKHMYINGEFVENRSGKWIDVVNPATEQVISQIPEGSAEDAKRAIDAAEAAQPGWEALPAVERGVWLHKIAAGIREREAELTDTIIAEGGKTHGLAQTEVLFTADYLDYMAEWARRYEGEIIQSDRPNENIFVFRKAIGVTTGILPWNFPFFLIARKAAPALITGNTIVIKPSEITPNNAVIFAEIIHKIGLPKGVINFVTGYGPTVGQELAANPKVGMVSLTGSVAAGIATMTAAAQNVTKVSLELGGKAPAIVMDDADLDLAVKAIVSSRIINSGQVCNCAERVYVQKGIYDDFITRIKAAMEQVTFGNTAEKKALDMGPLISAAALQRVEDKVAKAVSQGAKVLLGGKPESGTGYFYPPTLLVDVKQEMPIMHEEVFGPVLPVATFDTLEEAIAMANDSEYGLTSSIYTQNINTAMKALKGLKFGETYINRENFEAMQGFHAGWRKSGVGGADGKHGLQEYLQTHVAYLQFH comes from the coding sequence ATGAGCACTACCCAAAAACATATGTATATCAACGGTGAGTTTGTTGAAAACAGAAGCGGGAAGTGGATTGATGTGGTGAACCCGGCCACAGAACAGGTCATTTCGCAGATCCCTGAAGGCTCCGCTGAAGATGCGAAGAGAGCGATTGATGCAGCAGAAGCCGCACAGCCGGGCTGGGAAGCGCTGCCCGCAGTTGAGCGCGGCGTCTGGTTACACAAAATAGCCGCCGGTATTCGCGAGCGAGAAGCCGAACTGACCGATACCATCATTGCGGAAGGCGGTAAAACCCACGGTCTGGCGCAGACGGAGGTGCTGTTCACCGCCGACTATCTCGACTATATGGCAGAGTGGGCACGCCGTTACGAAGGCGAAATCATTCAGAGCGACCGCCCGAATGAAAATATCTTCGTTTTCCGTAAAGCGATTGGCGTCACGACCGGCATTCTGCCGTGGAATTTCCCCTTCTTCCTGATTGCGCGTAAGGCAGCCCCCGCGCTGATTACCGGCAATACCATCGTCATCAAACCGAGCGAGATCACACCGAATAATGCGGTGATTTTCGCCGAAATCATTCACAAAATTGGTCTGCCGAAAGGCGTCATCAATTTCGTTACCGGCTACGGCCCGACGGTCGGGCAAGAGCTGGCCGCTAACCCAAAAGTCGGCATGGTCAGCCTGACCGGCAGCGTGGCGGCGGGGATTGCCACCATGACGGCAGCGGCGCAAAACGTGACCAAAGTGTCATTGGAGCTGGGTGGTAAAGCGCCTGCCATCGTGATGGATGACGCCGACCTCGATCTGGCCGTTAAAGCGATTGTCAGCTCTCGCATCATCAACAGCGGGCAGGTATGTAACTGCGCCGAGCGCGTTTATGTGCAGAAAGGCATTTACGATGACTTTATCACGCGTATTAAAGCCGCGATGGAGCAGGTGACCTTCGGCAATACGGCAGAGAAAAAAGCGCTGGATATGGGGCCGTTGATCAGTGCAGCGGCGCTACAACGTGTGGAAGACAAAGTTGCCAAAGCGGTGTCGCAGGGCGCGAAAGTGCTGCTCGGCGGTAAGCCTGAAAGCGGTACGGGCTATTTCTACCCGCCAACGCTGCTGGTGGACGTCAAACAGGAGATGCCGATCATGCACGAAGAAGTGTTTGGTCCGGTGCTGCCGGTAGCAACCTTCGACACGTTAGAAGAGGCAATTGCGATGGCGAACGACAGCGAATATGGCCTGACGTCGTCGATCTATACTCAAAACATCAACACGGCGATGAAAGCGCTGAAAGGGCTGAAGTTCGGCGAAACCTACATCAACCGCGAAAACTTCGAAGCGATGCAGGGCTTCCATGCGGGCTGGCGTAAATCCGGTGTGGGTGGGGCGGATGGCAAGCACGGCTTGCAGGAATATCTGCAAACGCATGTCGCGTACCTGCAATTTCATTAA
- a CDS encoding YicC/YloC family endoribonuclease yields MIRSMTAYARREIKGNWGSAAWELRSVNQRYLETYLRLPEQFRSLEPVARERIRARLTRGKIECNLRFELDPSAQSALILNEKLAKQLVNAANWVKMQSDEGEINPVDILRWPGVMSAEEQDLDAISTELLKALEGALDDFIIARESEGNALKALIEQRLAGVSAEVIKVRAQMPNVLLWQRERLQSKLEDAQVQLENNRLEQELVLMAQRVDVAEELDRLDAHVKETYKILKKEEAVGRRLDFMMQEFNRESNTLASKSINADVTASAIELKVLIEQMREQIQNIE; encoded by the coding sequence ATGATTCGCAGCATGACCGCTTACGCCCGCCGAGAAATCAAGGGCAACTGGGGAAGCGCAGCCTGGGAACTCCGTTCCGTTAACCAGCGCTATCTGGAAACCTATCTTCGTTTACCGGAACAGTTCCGCAGCCTCGAACCCGTGGCTCGCGAGCGTATCCGCGCCCGTTTAACTCGTGGAAAAATCGAATGCAACCTGCGGTTTGAACTCGACCCTAGTGCGCAAAGTGCGCTGATCCTGAACGAAAAGCTGGCGAAGCAGCTAGTTAATGCTGCCAACTGGGTCAAAATGCAGAGCGACGAGGGCGAAATCAACCCAGTCGATATTTTGCGCTGGCCGGGCGTGATGTCGGCAGAAGAGCAGGATCTGGACGCCATCAGCACCGAACTGCTGAAAGCATTGGAAGGTGCGCTGGATGACTTCATTATTGCCCGTGAAAGCGAAGGTAATGCATTGAAAGCCCTGATCGAACAGCGTCTGGCAGGCGTCAGCGCTGAGGTCATCAAAGTCCGTGCCCAGATGCCGAACGTCCTGCTATGGCAGCGCGAGCGCCTGCAAAGCAAGCTGGAAGATGCGCAGGTACAGTTGGAAAATAACCGCCTGGAACAGGAACTGGTGCTGATGGCGCAGCGTGTCGATGTTGCTGAAGAACTCGATCGCCTCGACGCACACGTCAAAGAAACCTATAAAATCCTGAAAAAAGAAGAAGCCGTCGGCCGCCGCCTCGACTTCATGATGCAGGAATTCAACCGCGAATCGAACACGCTGGCCTCGAAATCCATCAACGCCGACGTCACCGCGTCAGCCATTGAGTTGAAGGTGCTGATTGAGCAAATGCGGGAACAGATTCAAAATATTGAGTGA
- a CDS encoding AI-2E family transporter: MNIKGLTKGFFILILFAVTLAFFDVLAPYYSAILWAAVLAIIFHPLKSKIRQKLNDRNGIASLLTVLIIFLIVFIPLGIIVSSLVVEINGVYTRLQGSNTQFPVVLAELFQHLPKWARHFLTEHNLDNAAKIQQELSQVALKGGQYLAGSVLLIGKGTFTFFIGFGVMLYLLFFLLKDGSYLVNLILESLPLSTHVKHHLLVKFAAVSRATVKGTAVVAIVQGTLGGIAFSIAGIEGSLLWGSLMAFLSLIPAVGSAIIWVPAAVFLFATGMLWQAIFIVAFFVLVIGLVDNILRPLLVGKDTKMPDYLILIATLGGMEIYGINGFVIGPLIAALFIACWNILSGRDNQENIEGIDEDFIEEGRQHPNVAKPEESEVLEGQAAERKTTE, from the coding sequence GTGAATATTAAAGGGCTTACGAAGGGATTCTTCATCCTGATCCTATTTGCCGTCACGCTGGCGTTTTTTGACGTACTCGCGCCGTATTATTCCGCCATTTTATGGGCGGCAGTGTTGGCCATTATCTTCCATCCGCTGAAAAGCAAGATTCGGCAAAAACTGAATGACCGCAACGGCATTGCCTCGCTGCTGACCGTCCTGATTATCTTCCTGATCGTCTTTATTCCATTAGGGATCATTGTTTCTTCGCTGGTGGTGGAAATTAATGGGGTTTACACCCGATTGCAGGGTAGCAATACGCAATTTCCTGTTGTGCTGGCGGAGTTGTTTCAGCATCTGCCCAAATGGGCACGACATTTCCTGACGGAACACAATCTGGATAATGCTGCCAAAATACAGCAAGAGCTTTCTCAGGTGGCGCTGAAAGGGGGGCAATATCTGGCGGGGAGCGTGCTCCTGATCGGCAAAGGGACATTCACCTTCTTCATTGGCTTTGGGGTGATGCTCTACCTGCTCTTTTTCCTTCTGAAAGATGGTTCCTATCTGGTGAACCTGATTCTGGAATCGTTGCCGCTTTCCACCCATGTTAAACACCACCTGCTGGTAAAATTTGCTGCGGTATCGCGGGCGACGGTGAAAGGCACGGCCGTTGTGGCGATTGTGCAGGGAACGCTAGGCGGTATTGCGTTCTCCATCGCAGGAATAGAGGGTAGCCTGCTGTGGGGGTCGTTGATGGCGTTTCTGTCTCTGATTCCTGCCGTGGGTTCGGCGATTATCTGGGTACCTGCCGCTGTCTTCCTGTTCGCTACAGGTATGCTTTGGCAAGCCATCTTCATTGTTGCATTCTTTGTGCTGGTGATTGGTCTGGTAGACAACATTCTGCGTCCGCTGCTGGTGGGGAAAGACACCAAAATGCCGGATTACCTGATTCTGATCGCTACGCTGGGCGGCATGGAAATCTACGGTATCAACGGTTTTGTGATTGGTCCGCTGATTGCTGCGTTGTTCATCGCCTGTTGGAATATTCTGTCTGGACGTGATAATCAGGAAAATATTGAAGGTATCGATGAAGATTTTATCGAAGAAGGGCGTCAGCACCCGAATGTGGCAAAACCGGAAGAGAGCGAGGTGCTAGAAGGTCAGGCCGCTGAACGTAAGACCACGGAGTAA
- a CDS encoding ABC transporter permease subunit, which produces MNLPSDPVVAVATLDEETIRSPWRDFVQVFIRNPMALVSSGFVLLLVLVAIFAPWLAPWNPMEPDWAELASPPSAAHWMGTDDLGRDVMSRIIYGARISLYIGIFSVTLGMLAGIVLGLLAGYYGRWVDTLIMRGSDVLFAFPGMLLAIAVVAILGPGLNNVIIAVAVFSVPVFARIVRASTLSLKQAAYVEAVRCAGAPDRIILMRHILPGTLPNVIVYFTMRIGTSILTAAGLSFIGLGPEPDVPEWGNILAMSRSLMMAGAWHVSVFPGLAIFFTVLAFNLLGDALRDTLDPKLKS; this is translated from the coding sequence ATGAACCTCCCTTCCGACCCCGTCGTGGCCGTTGCCACGCTTGATGAAGAAACGATACGTTCGCCGTGGCGCGATTTCGTTCAGGTCTTTATCCGTAACCCGATGGCGCTGGTTTCCAGCGGCTTCGTCCTGCTGCTGGTGCTGGTCGCCATTTTCGCCCCTTGGCTAGCGCCGTGGAACCCGATGGAGCCCGACTGGGCAGAGCTGGCGTCCCCCCCTTCGGCAGCACACTGGATGGGCACCGACGATCTGGGGCGCGATGTGATGAGCCGTATCATCTACGGCGCACGTATCTCGTTATACATCGGCATTTTCTCCGTCACGCTGGGGATGCTAGCTGGCATCGTGCTCGGCCTATTGGCAGGGTACTACGGCCGTTGGGTGGATACGCTGATCATGCGCGGTTCCGACGTGCTATTTGCGTTCCCCGGCATGCTGCTGGCGATTGCGGTCGTCGCGATCCTCGGCCCCGGCCTGAATAACGTGATTATCGCCGTGGCAGTCTTCAGCGTGCCAGTCTTCGCCCGTATCGTGCGCGCCTCCACGCTATCGCTGAAACAGGCGGCCTATGTAGAAGCGGTACGCTGTGCTGGTGCGCCGGATCGCATCATACTCATGCGCCACATCTTGCCCGGCACGCTGCCTAACGTGATCGTCTATTTCACTATGCGTATCGGCACCAGCATCCTGACCGCAGCGGGGCTGAGCTTCATCGGCCTTGGCCCAGAGCCGGACGTGCCGGAATGGGGCAATATTCTGGCGATGAGCCGTAGCTTAATGATGGCAGGCGCGTGGCACGTTAGCGTGTTCCCTGGTCTGGCGATTTTCTTCACCGTGCTGGCGTTTAACCTGCTGGGGGATGCGCTGCGTGATACGCTCGATCCCAAACTGAAAAGCTGA
- a CDS encoding GrpB family protein, giving the protein MSERTIAVVDYDPHWATNYATAARALTQALDEVAVRVHHIGSTAVPGLPAKPVIDMLLEVVSLSDLDRLDQVMVDLGYRPRGENGIAGRRYYTKGGDERTHHLHAFVVGDAHVQRHLVFRDYLRANPSVCAEYAAIKRAAALTCDNDATVYSQLKNDFIATHEARA; this is encoded by the coding sequence ATGAGTGAACGAACCATAGCCGTGGTGGATTACGATCCACATTGGGCGACGAATTACGCAACGGCGGCGAGGGCGTTAACGCAGGCGCTCGACGAGGTTGCGGTGAGAGTGCATCACATCGGCAGTACGGCCGTGCCGGGGCTACCCGCTAAGCCAGTGATTGATATGCTGCTGGAAGTGGTTTCGCTGTCCGATTTGGACCGGTTGGATCAGGTCATGGTCGATTTGGGCTATCGTCCGCGCGGAGAAAATGGGATAGCAGGACGTCGTTACTACACCAAAGGTGGCGACGAGCGTACTCACCATCTTCACGCTTTTGTGGTGGGTGACGCGCATGTTCAGCGGCACCTGGTTTTTCGTGATTATCTACGGGCAAACCCTTCCGTATGTGCGGAATACGCGGCAATAAAGCGTGCCGCGGCACTGACGTGTGACAACGATGCTACTGTGTATAGTCAGTTAAAAAATGACTTTATTGCAACTCATGAGGCGCGTGCATAG
- the lldD gene encoding FMN-dependent L-lactate dehydrogenase LldD, whose translation MIISASTDYRAAAQRRLPPFLFHYIDGGAYNEHTLRRNTADLADIALRQRILKNMSDLSLETQLFGEKLAMPVVLAPVGLTGMYARRGEVQAARAAAQKGIPFTLSTVSVCPIEEVAPAIDRPMWFQLYVLKDRGFMRNALERAQAAGVKTLVFTVDMPTPGARYRDAHSGMSGPNAAARRMLQAVTHPQWAWDVGLNGKPHDLGNVSAYRGTPTTLENYIGWLAENFDPSISWQDLAWIREMWKGSMIIKGILDPEDAKEAVRFGADGIVVSNHGGRQLDGVLSTARALPAIADAVKGDITILADSGIRTGLDVVRMIALGADGVMLGRAFVYALAAAGEVGVVNLLNLIEKEMRVAMTLTGAKSIADITADSLVQAD comes from the coding sequence ATGATCATCTCTGCTTCAACGGACTACCGAGCGGCGGCGCAGCGCAGGCTGCCGCCGTTTCTTTTTCACTATATTGACGGTGGGGCGTACAACGAGCACACGCTCAGGCGTAATACTGCCGATCTGGCAGATATCGCGCTGCGTCAGCGCATTCTGAAAAATATGTCCGATCTGAGTCTGGAAACGCAGCTGTTCGGTGAAAAGCTGGCGATGCCGGTGGTGCTGGCACCCGTTGGCCTGACCGGTATGTATGCCAGACGCGGTGAGGTACAGGCTGCTCGTGCGGCAGCACAGAAAGGGATTCCGTTTACCTTATCCACGGTTTCAGTCTGCCCGATTGAGGAAGTGGCTCCTGCCATCGATCGCCCGATGTGGTTTCAGCTCTACGTGCTAAAAGATCGTGGTTTCATGCGTAATGCGTTGGAGCGTGCGCAGGCGGCGGGGGTGAAGACGCTGGTGTTTACCGTGGATATGCCGACGCCGGGCGCACGCTATCGTGATGCGCATTCTGGCATGAGTGGGCCGAATGCGGCGGCACGTCGTATGTTACAGGCCGTAACTCATCCACAATGGGCGTGGGATGTCGGCCTGAACGGTAAGCCGCACGATTTGGGGAATGTTTCTGCCTATCGCGGTACGCCGACGACGCTGGAAAACTATATCGGTTGGCTGGCGGAGAATTTCGATCCCTCTATTTCGTGGCAGGACTTGGCGTGGATCCGCGAGATGTGGAAAGGGTCGATGATCATCAAAGGCATCCTCGACCCGGAAGATGCTAAAGAGGCAGTGAGGTTCGGCGCAGACGGGATTGTGGTTTCCAATCACGGCGGTCGCCAGTTGGATGGCGTGTTGTCGACGGCACGTGCGCTGCCAGCGATAGCCGATGCGGTGAAAGGCGATATCACCATTCTGGCGGATTCCGGTATTCGTACCGGGCTAGATGTGGTGCGCATGATTGCACTGGGCGCGGATGGCGTGATGCTCGGGCGTGCGTTTGTCTACGCACTGGCGGCGGCAGGTGAAGTGGGCGTGGTTAACCTGCTGAACCTGATCGAAAAAGAGATGCGTGTGGCGATGACGCTCACTGGGGCCAAATCCATTGCCGATATTACCGCAGATTCGTTGGTGCAGGCCGATTGA
- a CDS encoding 2Fe-2S iron-sulfur cluster-binding protein: MATYIIKDLTTNVEFECTDDTYILDAAENAGIDSPYSCRAGSCSSCVALRIWGKVDQSDASFLTEEQKQDFILLCSAYPLSNCVIRSGEESLFGGPEEEIRNRLNRDRSVPVGVTYWF; the protein is encoded by the coding sequence ATGGCTACATATATAATAAAAGATTTAACTACTAATGTTGAATTTGAATGTACTGATGATACTTATATACTGGATGCCGCCGAAAATGCAGGAATTGATTCACCCTATTCATGCAGAGCCGGCTCATGTTCCTCATGCGTAGCATTACGCATTTGGGGGAAAGTTGATCAAAGTGACGCCTCGTTTCTAACAGAGGAACAAAAACAGGATTTCATATTATTGTGCTCAGCTTATCCATTAAGCAACTGTGTTATCAGAAGCGGAGAGGAATCCCTATTTGGCGGGCCTGAAGAAGAGATACGTAACCGCTTGAATCGTGACAGGTCTGTTCCTGTGGGTGTTACATACTGGTTTTAA